From the genome of Mycobacterium dioxanotrophicus, one region includes:
- a CDS encoding aldehyde dehydrogenase family protein, which produces MTALLSTDLDPRTLDFISSPRRMYIDGQWVDAMSGRRFDTVDPATEQVITTVPHSGPEDVERAVTAARRAFEDGPWPAMTPAERQKVLWRIAEGISARADQFAQLESIDNGKSVAVAKAVDVTWAAEIFYYYAGWATKIEGRTIPVSVPWAPGGRFHAFTLREPVGVCAQITPWNFPLVMAAFKVAPALTCGNTVILKPAEQTPLTALLLAEVIAEAGVPAGVFNLLTGFGDVGAALSAHDGVDKVAFTGSTEVGKLIVNAASGNLKKVSLELGGKSPQVVFADADLEAAIPGVAGGFLFNHGQTCTAGTRLLVEDAIFEEFTQGVAEHAAGLRIGPGLDPINDIGPLVSREQLTKVTGYLDAGIAQGARALAGGGRHGDTGFYVQPTLLVDVDREFSVYQEEIFGPVAVAVPFNRDRGVREAANDTPYGLAASVWTRDVSTAHRVAAQIKAGTVWVNCHNAFDTALPFGGYKQSGWGRELGEGAIAEYTQTKAVNIAL; this is translated from the coding sequence ATGACAGCCTTGCTCAGCACAGATCTGGACCCGCGCACGCTCGATTTCATCTCGTCTCCCCGCCGGATGTACATCGACGGGCAGTGGGTCGATGCGATGTCCGGGCGGCGGTTCGACACTGTCGACCCGGCCACCGAGCAGGTCATCACCACCGTCCCGCACAGTGGGCCGGAGGATGTCGAACGTGCCGTCACCGCGGCCCGCCGCGCCTTCGAGGACGGCCCGTGGCCGGCCATGACCCCGGCCGAACGGCAGAAGGTGCTGTGGCGCATCGCCGAGGGCATCTCCGCCCGCGCGGACCAGTTCGCCCAGTTGGAGAGCATCGACAACGGCAAGTCCGTGGCCGTCGCCAAGGCCGTCGACGTCACCTGGGCCGCGGAGATCTTCTATTACTACGCGGGTTGGGCCACCAAGATCGAGGGCCGCACCATCCCGGTGTCGGTGCCGTGGGCGCCCGGCGGCCGGTTCCACGCGTTCACGCTGCGTGAACCGGTCGGCGTATGCGCCCAGATCACCCCCTGGAATTTCCCGCTGGTGATGGCTGCGTTCAAGGTGGCGCCAGCGCTGACCTGCGGCAACACCGTCATCCTCAAGCCGGCCGAGCAGACCCCGCTGACCGCGCTGTTGCTGGCGGAGGTGATCGCCGAGGCCGGCGTCCCGGCCGGGGTGTTCAACCTGCTGACCGGCTTCGGTGACGTCGGAGCCGCGCTGTCGGCGCACGACGGCGTCGACAAGGTCGCCTTCACCGGGTCCACCGAGGTCGGCAAGTTGATCGTGAATGCCGCGTCGGGCAACCTCAAGAAGGTCTCGTTGGAGCTGGGCGGCAAGAGCCCGCAGGTGGTCTTCGCCGATGCCGATCTTGAGGCCGCGATCCCCGGCGTGGCAGGCGGGTTCCTGTTCAACCACGGCCAGACCTGCACGGCGGGCACCCGGCTGCTGGTCGAGGACGCCATCTTCGAGGAGTTCACGCAGGGCGTCGCCGAGCACGCCGCGGGTCTGCGCATCGGCCCCGGCCTCGACCCCATCAACGACATCGGCCCGCTGGTCTCGCGGGAGCAGCTCACCAAGGTCACCGGCTACCTCGACGCCGGGATCGCGCAGGGTGCCCGTGCACTGGCCGGCGGTGGTCGCCACGGGGACACCGGTTTCTATGTGCAGCCGACGCTGTTGGTCGACGTCGACCGCGAGTTCAGCGTCTACCAGGAGGAGATCTTCGGGCCGGTGGCCGTGGCCGTGCCGTTCAACCGGGACCGCGGCGTCAGGGAGGCGGCCAACGACACGCCCTACGGGCTGGCGGCCAGCGTGTGGACCCGCGACGTGTCGACCGCGCATCGGGTGGCCGCCCAGATCAAGGCGGGCACCGTGTGGGTCAACTGCCACAACGCGTTCGACACCGCATTGCCGTTCGGGGGATACAAACAATCGGGCTGGGGCCGCGAACTCGGTGAGGGCGCGATCGCCGAATATACCCAGACCAAAGCTGTGAATATCGCGCTCTAG
- a CDS encoding APC family permease produces MSTDAVLTPSVTAGHQAHRLAGKLGPTAIVFMVVAAAAPLTVVAGTFPIGIAAGNGAAFPASYGVCTVVLLLFAVGFTAMARHIPGAGAFYTYIAHGFGRHAGLGAAFLALLSYTAVQGGVYGYIGASLNELVTSHGGPSVPWYVYALVMMGITGFLGYRHIELSGKVLGVLLVCEVGIVLVINVAVIGHGGASGLSTAVLHPGNFFSGAPGIALIFALAGYIGFEATAVFRDEARDPARTIPRATYVALLVIGGFYALSSWALVSAWGDADVVGEATNNPATMLTDTATRYVGSVAGDLVQIFLITSLFAALLSFHNVLARYIFSLGNTRALPERCGRSHLRHDSPHIASAVQTVSALVLVVASVVAGLDPVTQVFTWFVGAASVGIVVLMTVTSAAVVVYFRRTRLDTRPWNTLIAPLLGFAGLAVLSVMTAVNLPLLVGGSDTLAAIIGVLLVGAFLGGIVVAVMRPHAGTQQDENPDIAKEIAR; encoded by the coding sequence ATGTCAACTGACGCAGTTCTGACTCCCAGCGTCACCGCTGGGCATCAGGCCCACCGACTGGCGGGCAAGCTCGGCCCTACCGCCATCGTGTTCATGGTCGTCGCGGCCGCCGCGCCGCTGACCGTGGTCGCAGGCACCTTCCCCATCGGCATCGCCGCGGGTAACGGGGCCGCGTTCCCGGCGTCGTACGGCGTATGCACCGTGGTGCTGCTGTTGTTCGCCGTCGGTTTCACCGCGATGGCCCGCCACATCCCCGGTGCCGGCGCCTTCTACACCTACATCGCGCACGGGTTCGGTCGTCACGCCGGTCTCGGCGCGGCGTTCCTGGCGCTGCTGTCCTACACCGCCGTGCAGGGCGGGGTGTACGGCTACATCGGCGCATCGCTGAACGAACTGGTCACGAGCCACGGCGGCCCGTCGGTGCCGTGGTATGTCTACGCCCTGGTGATGATGGGCATCACCGGATTCCTGGGCTACCGGCACATCGAACTGTCCGGCAAGGTGCTGGGTGTCCTGCTGGTCTGCGAGGTCGGCATCGTCCTGGTGATCAACGTGGCGGTGATCGGCCACGGCGGCGCGTCGGGGCTGTCGACCGCAGTGCTGCACCCTGGCAACTTCTTCTCGGGCGCCCCGGGCATCGCGCTGATCTTCGCGCTGGCGGGCTACATCGGATTCGAGGCCACGGCGGTGTTCCGTGACGAGGCCCGTGATCCGGCCCGCACGATCCCGCGGGCCACCTATGTGGCGCTGTTGGTCATCGGCGGGTTCTACGCGCTGTCCAGCTGGGCACTGGTCTCTGCGTGGGGCGACGCGGATGTGGTCGGCGAGGCGACCAACAATCCGGCCACCATGCTGACCGATACCGCGACCCGCTACGTCGGGTCCGTGGCCGGCGACCTGGTCCAGATCTTCCTCATCACAAGCCTTTTCGCTGCCCTGCTGTCCTTCCACAACGTGCTGGCCCGCTACATCTTCTCGCTGGGCAACACCCGGGCGCTGCCCGAGCGGTGCGGTCGCTCGCATCTGCGCCACGATTCCCCGCACATCGCCTCGGCCGTGCAGACGGTGTCGGCCCTGGTGCTGGTCGTCGCCTCGGTCGTGGCGGGCCTGGATCCGGTGACGCAGGTGTTCACTTGGTTCGTCGGCGCCGCGTCGGTGGGCATCGTGGTGCTGATGACGGTCACCTCGGCAGCCGTCGTCGTGTACTTCCGCCGCACCCGGTTGGACACCCGGCCGTGGAACACCCTGATCGCCCCCCTGCTCGGATTCGCCGGGCTGGCAGTGCTGTCGGTGATGACCGCGGTGAATCTGCCCCTGCTGGTCGGTGGATCCGACACTTTGGCCGCCATCATCGGCGTCCTGCTGGTCGGCGCCTTCCTCGGCGGCATCGTGGTCGCGGTCATGCGCCCACACGCCGGAACGCAACAAGACGAAAACCCTGATATCGCAAAGGAGATCGCACGATGA